In Solibacillus isronensis, the following are encoded in one genomic region:
- a CDS encoding ABC1 kinase family protein: MDFISAIIQLLIASALIFFISGRLIGSQISLMKRILSVLISVSLTTFVFWYTYLRGSDYYDQGIVSNVVNITTIIWLGSMLLISMLLYLFFELFDSIELNENGTPVGRRSYFKTLITYWKRQKRLREVVGIAVTNGVTRTMKYARAREDERELAKALRETLEQCGGVFIKFGQVLSTRKELLSPIFIDELEKLQQHVKPLSEQQVDQIIAENFNAGADQIFSYISKTPLASASIGQVHKAVLKETDEPVVVKFLRPDVKNIMQDDLSILMEFARWITSKSQWAENLGFYDLAKGFSMALKEEIDFNIEARNMEQVAKIVERGSIDVKVPKVYRECSNSNVVVMEYIKGQSVTVANELFTDLGTDRHQFAKTLLYSFLEQTLISGIFHADPHPGNIYIEETTGRVAILDYGAVGRLAELQQEGLKYFLVGIHQNDAALVVDGIAQLVENAEQINRHEMEQAISQILLKINYVSTIPTDELMYSIFSVVREFGLHFYPSVNVALRAIVTLDGTLSIICPGFRIFSEVKDFSNDYLKSSFLKPFKHPVETKDLIEEELALMLPNLRKIPRRLDQLFRKVESGKIILHHDIFSDKANSMFITQLFSRFVLLMVGITFGIISVALLAISQFIHNAYAIYLNTAAYLGLFLCAILLVRLSIQAIRDMKRTK; encoded by the coding sequence ATGGATTTTATTTCAGCTATAATTCAACTGCTCATTGCATCCGCGCTTATATTCTTTATTAGCGGTCGTTTAATCGGCTCACAAATAAGTCTCATGAAAAGAATATTATCCGTGCTAATTAGTGTTTCATTAACGACCTTTGTTTTTTGGTATACATATTTGCGCGGGTCCGACTATTATGACCAAGGAATCGTTTCAAATGTTGTCAACATAACAACAATTATCTGGCTCGGCAGTATGCTTCTGATTTCGATGCTGCTTTATCTGTTTTTTGAGCTGTTTGATTCGATAGAATTGAATGAAAATGGCACACCTGTTGGCAGACGTTCCTATTTTAAAACACTTATTACGTATTGGAAGCGTCAAAAACGTTTACGTGAAGTAGTCGGGATTGCTGTAACGAACGGAGTCACACGAACGATGAAATATGCCCGTGCCCGCGAAGATGAACGTGAACTCGCAAAAGCATTACGGGAGACACTTGAGCAGTGCGGCGGGGTATTTATTAAATTTGGACAAGTACTATCAACACGTAAAGAGCTCTTGTCACCGATTTTTATTGATGAACTTGAAAAGCTTCAGCAACATGTAAAACCCCTTTCCGAACAGCAAGTTGACCAAATAATTGCCGAAAACTTTAATGCGGGTGCGGACCAAATCTTTTCCTATATAAGTAAAACACCATTAGCTTCCGCTTCAATCGGTCAAGTACATAAAGCGGTGTTAAAGGAAACAGACGAACCTGTCGTTGTGAAGTTTTTACGGCCTGACGTGAAAAATATAATGCAGGATGATCTATCGATTTTAATGGAGTTTGCCAGATGGATTACCAGCAAATCACAGTGGGCTGAAAACTTAGGTTTTTACGATTTGGCGAAAGGCTTCAGCATGGCATTGAAGGAAGAAATTGATTTTAATATCGAGGCCCGCAATATGGAGCAGGTTGCCAAAATTGTAGAACGTGGCAGTATCGATGTAAAAGTGCCGAAAGTATACCGGGAGTGCAGTAATTCCAATGTTGTGGTGATGGAATATATAAAAGGCCAGTCCGTTACAGTAGCTAATGAACTATTTACAGATTTGGGCACTGACCGTCATCAGTTTGCAAAAACATTATTGTATTCGTTTTTAGAGCAAACGCTTATTTCTGGAATTTTCCATGCTGATCCGCACCCAGGGAATATTTATATTGAGGAAACAACCGGACGTGTCGCGATTCTCGATTATGGGGCTGTCGGCCGTTTAGCTGAATTGCAGCAGGAAGGGTTAAAGTACTTCCTTGTCGGAATTCATCAAAACGATGCAGCACTTGTTGTTGATGGGATTGCCCAGCTTGTAGAAAATGCCGAGCAGATCAATCGGCATGAAATGGAGCAGGCGATTAGCCAGATTCTGCTGAAAATCAACTATGTGTCGACGATCCCGACTGATGAGCTAATGTACTCCATTTTCTCTGTTGTGCGTGAGTTTGGACTCCATTTCTATCCTTCCGTCAACGTGGCATTACGTGCGATTGTAACATTGGACGGTACATTGTCTATTATTTGCCCGGGATTTAGGATTTTCAGTGAAGTAAAAGACTTCTCCAATGATTATTTGAAATCAAGCTTCCTGAAACCTTTCAAACATCCGGTAGAGACGAAAGACTTAATCGAAGAAGAACTGGCACTGATGTTGCCGAATTTACGGAAAATACCGCGCCGGCTTGATCAGTTGTTCAGAAAAGTGGAGAGCGGGAAAATCATTTTGCATCACGATATTTTCTCAGATAAAGCGAATTCCATGTTTATAACACAGCTGTTTTCACGGTTTGTTTTACTGATGGTCGGAATTACATTTGGAATTATATCGGTTGCATTACTGGCAATCTCGCAATTTATTCATAATGCTTATGCAATTTATTTAAATACGGCTGCTTATTTAGGTTTGTTTTTATGTGCGATTTTGCTCGTGCGATTATCCATTCAAGCAATCCGAGATATGAAGCGTACAAAGTAG
- a CDS encoding Ger(x)C family spore germination protein, producing MKKWLLLPLLLLVAGCWDTNQPERMYYLLGLGIDYKDGEYEIYSQVVAFTNIAKSEQPNPEATQAEVGIAKGKTFDEAFFNLYQTMDERFFLGHLNYVLFSENIAKEGKVEPVINSLIRYREWRYTTWAYITDSPLKEALLITPIINKSITLSKVSDPLSSFNQSSRVRPIQLRELMIHLNEPSHEAKIPFIEISENWSKEDGPDPVYSFKGISIIGKNSGLKGNLLGDDLKGVQWLENETDRSDITVKTEEFEELYTTTTVDEVHSKITPIVSENNVQFDLQVQLVVQTNEILNENKMDLLKNKIKEQVKKEIEQTYKASLKFDADIYRLAEVLYRKDLKTWKKYEQDGNIPLDESTIRKVDVELVKVKGERIISH from the coding sequence ATGAAAAAATGGCTTTTGCTTCCATTGTTACTTTTAGTTGCTGGCTGCTGGGATACAAATCAGCCTGAACGTATGTATTATTTACTTGGCCTGGGAATCGATTATAAAGATGGTGAATATGAAATTTATAGTCAAGTTGTTGCTTTCACTAATATTGCTAAAAGCGAACAGCCGAACCCGGAAGCTACGCAGGCTGAAGTTGGGATTGCCAAAGGAAAGACTTTTGATGAAGCATTTTTTAATTTATATCAAACGATGGATGAGCGCTTCTTTTTAGGGCATTTAAACTATGTTCTCTTTTCGGAAAATATCGCAAAGGAAGGTAAAGTAGAACCTGTTATCAATTCCCTTATCCGATACAGGGAATGGAGGTATACAACTTGGGCTTATATTACAGATTCCCCACTCAAGGAAGCTTTGCTCATCACACCCATTATCAATAAATCCATTACCCTTTCAAAGGTGTCCGACCCGCTCAGTTCATTTAATCAGTCATCCCGGGTCCGTCCTATACAATTACGGGAACTTATGATTCATTTGAATGAACCTAGTCATGAAGCCAAAATACCATTTATCGAAATTAGCGAAAACTGGTCAAAGGAAGATGGACCGGATCCAGTCTATTCATTTAAAGGCATAAGCATTATCGGTAAGAACTCTGGTTTAAAAGGGAACTTATTAGGCGACGATTTAAAAGGTGTTCAATGGCTGGAAAATGAAACAGACCGCTCAGATATTACCGTTAAAACGGAAGAGTTTGAAGAGTTATATACAACGACAACCGTTGACGAAGTGCATTCTAAAATTACACCAATTGTTTCCGAAAATAATGTGCAATTTGATTTACAAGTGCAATTGGTTGTTCAAACAAATGAAATTCTTAATGAAAATAAAATGGATTTATTAAAAAACAAGATTAAGGAGCAAGTAAAAAAAGAAATCGAGCAAACCTATAAAGCTTCCTTAAAATTTGATGCTGATATTTACCGGTTAGCTGAGGTATTGTATCGAAAAGATTTGAAAACTTGGAAAAAGTATGAACAAGATGGAAATATTCCTCTTGACGAGTCTACTATTCGGAAAGTGGATGTGGAGCTTGTAAAAGTCAAAGGTGAACGTATAATTTCCCATTAA
- a CDS encoding spore germination protein — protein sequence MIEYAILKKQFDNCADIRFQTFDFPASNVMLITCEAMTDNHLFNEVVVPRLRVACHQKEQFDEAVLMQKLHLPQLLKIEDLQEAVTNVFSGFVLIYIENLNILLCSNIENKPNRSPEESNLEVTIKGPRDNFIEDLGVNIALIRKRLPTNSLSVEKITLGTRSKTKIAILYFNDIADLSILKQLKKQLSEIDTDVILSGELIMERLNKISYLIPLNDSTGRPDFAMQSLVTGRFIILVDGIAYAIITPTNILALLKSGEDNDFPSIFSSLERLLRLFCILIALLLPAFWLALTTFHQEQLPIQLLATVVQANTGSPLPAAIEMLGMLFMFELFREAGLRLPSILGGTISVVGGLIIGDAAIRAGITSPAMIVVIAISTIATFTLVNQSFVTTISMMRIVFIIITSILGLFGFFLSIYICLVYIANIRVFGVPYLNIAVNLSWDNIKMSLFRPPAKSNTKRPEILNDKDKTKEKTK from the coding sequence ATGATTGAATACGCTATCTTAAAAAAGCAATTTGATAATTGTGCTGATATTCGCTTTCAAACATTTGACTTTCCTGCAAGCAACGTTATGCTCATTACCTGTGAAGCGATGACAGATAATCATTTATTCAATGAAGTAGTCGTACCCCGATTAAGAGTGGCATGTCATCAAAAGGAACAATTTGACGAGGCAGTTCTAATGCAGAAACTGCATCTTCCCCAGCTATTGAAAATTGAAGATTTGCAGGAAGCTGTTACGAATGTATTTAGCGGATTTGTTCTTATTTATATCGAGAATTTAAATATACTGTTATGCAGCAATATTGAAAACAAGCCTAATCGAAGCCCTGAGGAATCAAACTTAGAAGTAACTATTAAAGGTCCACGTGATAACTTCATTGAAGATTTAGGTGTAAATATTGCTCTTATCCGCAAACGTCTGCCTACGAATTCGTTAAGTGTTGAGAAAATAACGTTAGGGACACGTTCTAAAACAAAGATCGCTATTTTATATTTTAATGACATTGCAGATTTATCTATCTTGAAACAATTAAAAAAACAACTCTCTGAAATCGATACAGATGTTATTTTAAGTGGTGAATTGATAATGGAACGGTTGAATAAAATTTCCTATTTAATTCCTTTAAATGATTCGACAGGTCGTCCTGATTTTGCGATGCAATCACTCGTTACCGGACGCTTTATCATTTTAGTAGACGGAATTGCATACGCAATTATCACGCCCACCAATATTCTAGCATTATTAAAGTCCGGAGAGGATAATGATTTTCCGTCCATATTCAGCTCGTTAGAAAGGTTATTACGTTTATTTTGCATATTAATAGCGCTTTTACTACCGGCTTTTTGGCTTGCGTTAACAACATTCCATCAAGAGCAGCTCCCAATTCAATTACTTGCGACAGTTGTACAAGCCAATACGGGCTCCCCACTGCCTGCAGCTATAGAAATGCTTGGAATGCTTTTTATGTTTGAGTTATTTCGTGAAGCGGGATTACGCTTACCGAGTATTTTAGGTGGAACGATCAGTGTTGTAGGAGGATTAATTATAGGTGATGCAGCCATTCGAGCTGGGATTACAAGTCCGGCAATGATTGTGGTCATAGCCATTTCAACGATCGCTACCTTTACACTTGTCAATCAGTCCTTCGTTACGACAATCAGCATGATGCGAATTGTATTTATTATTATTACATCGATTTTAGGACTTTTCGGCTTCTTCTTATCAATCTATATTTGCCTTGTTTATATCGCGAATATCCGTGTATTTGGTGTTCCTTATTTAAATATAGCTGTCAATTTGAGCTGGGATAATATAAAAATGTCCCTTTTCCGTCCACCAGCAAAATCAAACACTAAACGTCCGGAAATATTAAATGATAAAGATAAAACAAAGGAAAAAACAAAATGA
- a CDS encoding DUF4003 family protein: protein MNAQLQLFFTNIDKIVLYFGADAKYFYIDLALKLTVRNIVFNYEDYEKVRQQIKNNTKWYNFARVNTQIINTYFVHYAKEPEKVGDALNLHKSLTKQFTRHDDSYIAAAYLKSEEHIERINLLMKDLMNKQSVKYAPLKLSTNAMLAGRAEDTKVLANSVEQYYQALVSIGFERTKDTTNTAVILTIGTGGFHHETFARLKELATYIKKTEITLTTHRYNTIALLSLAKFEVHQFPALHDMHEEICRFLKLDRMHFNSLLVATQIYTSTEAIGDLSSYDVGFSTIIFSAAEHSNTGRYDSDITAGGAD from the coding sequence ATGAATGCTCAATTACAATTATTTTTTACAAACATTGATAAAATCGTTTTATATTTTGGGGCTGATGCAAAATATTTTTATATTGACCTTGCATTAAAGCTGACTGTCCGCAATATCGTATTCAACTATGAAGATTATGAAAAAGTCCGTCAGCAAATCAAAAACAATACAAAATGGTATAACTTTGCTCGAGTTAATACTCAAATTATTAATACATACTTTGTTCATTATGCAAAGGAACCTGAAAAAGTCGGTGATGCTTTAAATCTCCACAAATCTCTTACAAAGCAGTTTACCCGCCATGATGACAGCTATATTGCGGCTGCCTATTTAAAATCGGAAGAACATATCGAGCGAATCAATCTGTTAATGAAAGATTTAATGAACAAACAAAGCGTAAAATATGCACCGTTAAAACTCTCCACTAACGCGATGCTAGCCGGACGGGCGGAAGACACAAAAGTACTGGCAAACAGTGTGGAGCAGTATTATCAGGCACTTGTGTCAATCGGATTTGAACGTACTAAGGACACGACAAATACAGCTGTCATTTTAACAATCGGAACAGGGGGTTTTCATCACGAAACCTTTGCCCGGTTAAAAGAGCTGGCGACATATATTAAAAAGACAGAAATAACACTTACAACGCACCGTTACAATACGATTGCCCTGCTCTCACTCGCCAAGTTTGAAGTTCACCAGTTCCCGGCACTCCATGATATGCATGAAGAAATATGCCGCTTTTTAAAGTTAGATCGGATGCATTTTAACTCTCTGCTTGTAGCAACCCAAATATACACATCGACTGAAGCAATCGGTGACTTATCCTCATACGATGTAGGCTTCTCCACAATTATTTTCTCTGCTGCAGAGCATTCAAATACAGGACGTTATGATAGTGACATTACTGCCGGCGGTGCTGATTGA
- the hutH gene encoding histidine ammonia-lyase, producing the protein MIQLNGQNLSIEQLGSILYNGEKVEIAEEAIVRVVKSREAVERIVQQDKTVYGINTGFGKFSDVKIAEHEVSKLQVNLIRSHACGFGEPFSEQVAKAMMVLRLNALLKGLSGIRLVVLERLLWMINENVVPVIPQQGSLGASGDLAPLSHLVLAVIGEGEVFVNGSKHPSHEIFEHRGLPKIELQAKEGLALINGTQAMTAQGVVNYLEAEKLAYASEWIASITMESLYGIIDAFHPAVHEARGMQEQMGVAERMRDWLKDSKLITHQGEKRVQDPYSLRCIPQIHGASWQVLNYVKEKLEIEMNAATDNPLIFDDGGLVISGGNFHGQPIAFAMDFLKIGMAELANVSERRIERLVNPQLNEGLPAFLSANPGLESGAMILQYSAASLVSENKTLAHPASVDSIPSSANQEDHVSMGTTGSRHAGMIIANVRNVLAIEAFCAAQAVEYRGVENMSPKLYEKWKDIRNLAPAMTEDRIFSKDVNRIIDYLKPNG; encoded by the coding sequence ATGATTCAGTTAAACGGACAAAATTTATCGATCGAACAATTAGGGAGCATTTTATATAATGGGGAAAAAGTAGAAATAGCAGAGGAAGCGATAGTACGTGTTGTTAAAAGTCGTGAAGCAGTGGAAAGAATTGTTCAGCAGGATAAAACCGTATACGGCATTAACACAGGGTTTGGAAAGTTTAGCGATGTGAAAATTGCGGAGCACGAGGTAAGCAAGCTCCAAGTTAATTTAATCCGTTCCCATGCATGCGGTTTTGGGGAGCCTTTTTCGGAACAAGTTGCAAAAGCGATGATGGTGCTTAGATTAAATGCACTATTAAAGGGGTTATCAGGTATTCGCTTGGTAGTGCTGGAACGGCTGTTATGGATGATTAATGAAAATGTTGTTCCTGTTATTCCACAGCAAGGTTCACTTGGAGCATCGGGAGATTTGGCACCACTTTCTCATTTAGTTTTGGCGGTTATTGGGGAAGGAGAAGTATTTGTAAATGGTAGTAAACATCCGTCACATGAAATATTTGAACATCGGGGACTGCCGAAAATTGAACTGCAGGCAAAAGAAGGTCTTGCATTAATTAATGGAACCCAGGCAATGACAGCACAAGGCGTAGTCAATTATTTGGAAGCCGAGAAACTGGCTTATGCGAGTGAATGGATTGCCTCAATAACAATGGAAAGTTTATACGGGATTATCGATGCCTTCCATCCAGCTGTTCATGAAGCGCGCGGCATGCAAGAACAAATGGGTGTTGCAGAGCGTATGCGTGATTGGTTAAAGGATAGTAAACTCATTACACATCAAGGGGAAAAGCGGGTGCAGGATCCGTATTCGCTTCGCTGCATCCCGCAAATCCACGGAGCGAGCTGGCAAGTATTGAATTACGTCAAAGAAAAGCTCGAAATCGAAATGAATGCGGCAACAGATAATCCGCTCATTTTTGATGACGGTGGTTTAGTCATTTCAGGAGGAAACTTCCATGGTCAGCCAATTGCGTTTGCGATGGACTTTCTGAAAATCGGGATGGCGGAGTTGGCCAATGTATCAGAGCGACGTATTGAGCGATTAGTAAACCCGCAGTTAAATGAAGGGCTGCCTGCATTTTTAAGTGCGAATCCAGGACTTGAATCAGGCGCGATGATATTGCAGTATAGCGCAGCAAGTTTAGTATCGGAAAATAAAACATTGGCACATCCTGCATCAGTTGACTCCATACCGTCTTCTGCGAATCAGGAAGACCATGTTTCGATGGGTACGACAGGGTCTCGCCATGCGGGCATGATTATTGCCAATGTAAGAAATGTACTGGCAATCGAGGCATTTTGTGCCGCACAGGCAGTGGAATACAGGGGTGTAGAGAACATGTCGCCAAAGCTTTATGAGAAGTGGAAAGACATTCGTAACTTAGCACCTGCAATGACGGAGGATCGGATTTTCAGCAAAGACGTGAATCGTATCATCGACTACTTGAAACCGAACGGGTAA
- a CDS encoding 5'-3' exonuclease: MTKPHLLIVDGMALLFRSFFASAAMNQFIRLDDGTPSNGVQGFARHVLTAQNLMQPTHLAVCWDMGAVTFRNELYDGYKANRPAPPEEMLPQFDMAKRVSEMIGWQNFGTQGLEADDLIGSMIEKWKDDAQITVISGDKDLLQLLNPSTTIAFTKKGYTEYDVYTESRFVEEYGIAPKQFAEVKAFMGDTSDGYPGVKGIGPKTALQLIQNHGSIDGVLEALPTLKPGQRIKISENLAMLRLSHQLATIHCDVPIDIELDQLALAPYAPELFEHIEKHGYRLIAKHARSIYK; the protein is encoded by the coding sequence ATGACAAAACCACATTTATTAATAGTTGATGGAATGGCGCTATTGTTTCGTTCATTTTTTGCGTCAGCAGCGATGAATCAATTTATACGTTTAGATGACGGAACACCATCAAACGGTGTTCAAGGCTTTGCCCGTCATGTATTGACAGCACAGAATCTGATGCAGCCGACACATTTAGCTGTTTGCTGGGATATGGGTGCGGTTACGTTCCGCAATGAACTGTACGATGGCTATAAAGCAAATCGACCTGCACCACCGGAAGAGATGCTGCCGCAGTTTGATATGGCTAAAAGAGTATCGGAAATGATCGGATGGCAAAACTTTGGAACACAAGGTCTTGAGGCGGATGATTTAATCGGATCAATGATTGAAAAGTGGAAAGACGATGCTCAAATTACTGTGATTAGCGGAGATAAAGATTTACTACAATTACTAAACCCTTCGACAACGATTGCCTTTACGAAAAAGGGCTATACAGAATACGATGTGTATACGGAAAGCCGATTTGTTGAGGAATATGGCATTGCGCCAAAACAATTCGCTGAAGTTAAAGCGTTTATGGGAGACACAAGCGATGGTTACCCGGGGGTAAAGGGCATTGGGCCGAAAACAGCGTTACAGCTTATTCAAAACCATGGTTCCATTGATGGCGTATTAGAAGCATTGCCGACATTAAAGCCGGGCCAACGTATTAAAATCAGTGAAAATTTAGCGATGTTACGATTATCGCATCAATTGGCTACAATACACTGCGATGTACCGATTGACATAGAGCTGGATCAATTAGCATTAGCACCTTATGCTCCGGAGTTATTTGAACACATTGAAAAGCATGGCTACCGCTTAATCGCGAAACATGCGCGTTCGATTTATAAATAA
- the sstT gene encoding serine/threonine transporter SstT has protein sequence MKRLFEKWNSINLVNRIIIGIIIGVILALTIPDTVSGITILGTLFVSALKAVAPVLVFVLVINAIASHVGGKATNMKMILALYGVATLAAGFVAVVASYIFPTVLTLKTEAQDVTPPSGILEVFETLLFNIVTNPVTAIMNANYLGILAWAVVLGIALKAANDSTKGVIANFSDAITKVVQWIINLAPFGILGIVFEAISTTGLSALGEYARLILILVGTMFFVALVVNPLIVYAVARRNPYPLILTSIKESGITAFFTRSSAANIPVNMALAEKLKLDKDTYAVSIPLGATINMGGAAITISVLTMATAHTLGIEVDFMTAVILMVLAALSAAGASGVAGGSLLLIPLACSLFGISDDIAMQVVAIGFIIGVIQDSCETALNSSTDIVFTAAAEYAKERKQN, from the coding sequence ATGAAAAGATTGTTCGAAAAATGGAACAGCATTAACTTAGTAAACCGTATTATTATTGGTATAATAATTGGCGTTATTTTAGCACTAACGATTCCTGATACGGTAAGTGGTATTACCATTCTAGGGACTCTATTCGTTTCAGCTTTAAAAGCAGTTGCACCAGTTTTGGTATTTGTGCTTGTTATTAATGCGATTGCTTCACATGTTGGCGGCAAAGCAACAAATATGAAAATGATTCTTGCTTTATATGGGGTTGCGACATTAGCAGCGGGATTTGTAGCAGTCGTTGCAAGCTATATTTTCCCGACAGTATTAACTTTAAAAACAGAAGCACAGGATGTGACACCGCCTAGCGGGATCCTTGAAGTGTTTGAAACATTATTGTTCAATATCGTGACAAATCCGGTAACTGCTATTATGAATGCAAATTATCTTGGTATATTAGCTTGGGCAGTAGTTTTAGGGATTGCTTTAAAAGCAGCCAATGATTCAACAAAAGGTGTTATTGCGAATTTTTCGGATGCAATTACGAAAGTTGTACAATGGATTATTAACTTAGCACCATTCGGTATATTAGGAATAGTATTTGAAGCGATTTCTACGACAGGCCTTTCAGCATTAGGGGAATATGCCCGTCTAATTCTAATTTTAGTAGGGACAATGTTCTTCGTGGCACTCGTTGTGAATCCGCTAATTGTATATGCGGTTGCTAGGAGAAATCCGTATCCTCTAATTTTGACATCAATTAAAGAGAGTGGAATTACAGCCTTCTTCACACGTAGTTCAGCGGCCAATATTCCAGTCAATATGGCATTGGCAGAAAAGCTGAAATTAGATAAAGATACATATGCTGTATCGATACCTTTAGGTGCAACAATCAATATGGGCGGGGCAGCGATTACGATTTCCGTTCTGACGATGGCAACTGCTCATACATTAGGCATCGAAGTGGACTTTATGACTGCAGTTATCTTAATGGTACTGGCTGCACTGTCTGCTGCTGGTGCATCAGGTGTTGCAGGCGGCTCGCTGTTACTGATTCCGTTAGCGTGTAGCTTATTCGGAATTTCAGACGATATTGCAATGCAAGTCGTGGCTATTGGTTTCATCATCGGTGTAATTCAGGATTCTTGTGAAACAGCATTGAATTCTTCGACAGATATCGTTTTTACAGCAGCAGCTGAATATGCGAAAGAACGTAAACAAAATTAA
- a CDS encoding SACOL1771 family peroxiredoxin, with the protein MTVHTFTLTIDWPGGRNAVGDLKTERLHTQISIPPEMDGPGVGTNPDEMLLGAAATCYLITLAAMLERSQIDAKLNLKSEGLVDVTNGVFTYKAIHHYVDIDLQNKEDERARRIAERYAYKAEETCMISKALKGNVEVHTHLTLT; encoded by the coding sequence ATGACGGTACATACATTTACGTTAACGATTGACTGGCCGGGTGGAAGAAATGCGGTTGGAGATTTGAAAACCGAACGATTGCACACACAAATTTCGATTCCACCTGAAATGGATGGACCTGGTGTCGGGACAAATCCGGATGAAATGCTGCTAGGTGCCGCGGCTACCTGTTATTTAATTACACTGGCGGCAATGCTTGAGCGTAGCCAAATTGACGCAAAGCTGAATTTGAAGTCAGAAGGGCTTGTTGATGTGACAAACGGTGTTTTTACATACAAAGCGATCCACCATTATGTCGACATTGACCTGCAGAACAAAGAAGATGAACGTGCCCGTCGTATAGCGGAGCGCTATGCATATAAGGCAGAGGAAACTTGTATGATTAGTAAAGCGTTAAAAGGGAATGTAGAAGTGCATACACATTTAACTTTGACCTAA
- a CDS encoding carboxylate--amine ligase, with protein sequence MTRQPFLPIIVGTDINAYNMAISFHEEYKIRPILVGKGVLPFTNLSNIPRAIEYDKKLGEPDQFAKILISVAKKYENEAEKLILIGTNDLYVRLIIENRAILRDYFVFNYIDENLMNDLQIKSNFYKLCEQYGIDIPTTVFYDCKTDGAFETDMMYPVIIKPSNGIEYSRHPFTGQAKVFKVESKEEVKKVIDMIKNSGYQEELIIQDYIPGDDTAMWDSVVYVNSKGETQLVSFAQVVLQEHTKTAIGNYTALITRYNEEVMTKLRGFLEAVGYRGYGNFDLKYDERDGKFKVFEVNIRQGRSSYYINAMGHNLARNFVEDLIYDIPKPCAYLKGDVLFSVVPKIVLKKFVYDETVKKDIRRLIKEKKLVNPLFYKQDKHLKRKIYMFIRQVNYYKKYKQNIW encoded by the coding sequence ATGACTCGACAACCATTTTTACCGATTATTGTCGGTACTGATATTAATGCATATAACATGGCGATTTCTTTCCATGAAGAATATAAAATCCGTCCGATTCTAGTAGGAAAAGGTGTTTTGCCTTTTACGAACTTAAGCAATATTCCACGTGCAATTGAGTATGACAAAAAACTTGGTGAACCGGACCAGTTTGCCAAAATATTAATTAGCGTAGCGAAGAAATATGAAAATGAAGCGGAAAAACTGATTTTAATCGGCACAAACGATTTATACGTCCGTTTAATTATTGAAAACCGAGCGATCTTAAGAGATTATTTCGTGTTCAACTATATCGATGAGAATTTAATGAATGACTTGCAGATTAAATCCAATTTCTATAAGCTGTGCGAACAATACGGCATCGATATTCCAACGACTGTATTTTATGATTGCAAAACAGATGGCGCATTTGAAACCGACATGATGTATCCGGTTATTATTAAACCAAGTAACGGGATTGAATACAGCCGTCATCCATTTACAGGCCAGGCGAAAGTTTTCAAAGTGGAAAGCAAAGAAGAAGTAAAAAAAGTAATCGATATGATTAAAAATAGCGGCTACCAGGAAGAGCTCATTATTCAGGATTATATTCCCGGTGATGACACAGCAATGTGGGATTCGGTTGTCTACGTAAATTCAAAAGGAGAAACACAGCTTGTATCGTTTGCACAAGTTGTCCTTCAGGAACATACGAAAACTGCGATCGGCAATTACACAGCGCTTATAACTCGCTATAACGAAGAAGTGATGACGAAACTGCGCGGCTTTTTGGAAGCGGTCGGCTATCGCGGCTACGGTAACTTTGATTTGAAATACGATGAGCGTGACGGGAAGTTTAAAGTATTCGAAGTAAATATCCGTCAAGGTCGCTCAAGTTATTATATTAACGCTATGGGTCATAATTTGGCGCGCAACTTTGTGGAAGATCTGATTTACGATATTCCGAAACCTTGCGCGTATTTAAAAGGAGATGTCCTGTTTTCAGTCGTTCCGAAAATTGTATTGAAAAAATTCGTTTACGATGAAACGGTGAAAAAGGATATTCGACGTCTGATCAAGGAAAAGAAACTTGTAAATCCGTTGTTCTACAAACAGGACAAGCACTTGAAACGCAAAATCTACATGTTTATCCGTCAGGTCAATTACTATAAAAAATATAAGCAAAACATATGGTAA